Proteins from one Pseudomonas sp. KBS0710 genomic window:
- a CDS encoding heavy metal response regulator transcription factor, which translates to MRVLIIEDEEKTADYLHRGLTEQGYTVDVAREGVEGLHLALENDYAVIVLDVMLPGLDGFGVLRALRARKQTPVIMLTARERVEDRIRGLREGADDYLGKPFSFLELVARLQALTRRSGGHEPVQVTVADLWIDLISRKASRNGLRLDLTAKEFSLLSVLARRQGEILSKTAIAEMVWDINFDSDANVVEVAIKRLRAKLDGPFEHKLLHTIRGMGYVLESRSVG; encoded by the coding sequence ATGCGCGTCCTGATTATTGAAGATGAAGAAAAAACCGCGGACTACCTGCACCGTGGCCTGACGGAACAAGGTTACACCGTGGATGTGGCACGCGAAGGCGTCGAGGGTTTGCACCTGGCGCTGGAGAACGATTACGCGGTGATCGTGCTCGATGTGATGCTGCCCGGCCTCGACGGCTTTGGGGTGTTGCGCGCACTGCGGGCACGCAAGCAGACACCGGTGATCATGCTCACCGCCCGCGAACGCGTGGAAGACCGCATTCGCGGCCTGCGTGAAGGCGCCGATGATTATTTGGGCAAACCGTTTTCGTTCCTCGAACTGGTGGCGCGCCTGCAAGCACTGACCCGCCGCAGCGGCGGGCATGAGCCGGTGCAAGTCACCGTGGCCGACCTGTGGATCGACCTGATCAGCCGCAAGGCCAGCCGCAACGGCCTGCGCCTGGACCTGACCGCCAAAGAGTTCTCGCTGCTCAGCGTGCTGGCGCGGCGCCAGGGTGAAATCCTGTCCAAGACCGCGATTGCGGAAATGGTCTGGGACATCAATTTCGACAGCGACGCGAATGTGGTGGAAGTGGCGATCAAGCGCCTGCGCGCCAAGCTCGACGGGCCGTTCGAACACAAGTTGCTGCACACCATTCGTGGCATGGGTTATGTGCTGGAGAGCAGAAGTGTCGGCTAA
- a CDS encoding OprD family porin yields the protein MKNSLTFTPLFLAIAATIVPFAHAADSTPADGFVEGSSLKINTRNYYMNRDRRDIHTDDSKEWGQGFIGTFESGYTQGTVGFGLDLNAMLGLKLDGGGGTDGSSILPYGSGNGKAPGAFSTAGGTLKMRAFDTELKAGDLFLNNPVIAGGMTRMLPQTFRGVSLANHSVDGWMFEGGQASFTKLYNQSGHRRIGTSYGTLPANADSQHLNWAGVSFSGIPGLTSNLYASELKDVWHQYYYDLDYTYALNDLVSLNPGLHYYHTQDTGQSLLGSIDNNTYSLHFTVGVGNHSVTAAYQRVNGNTPFDYITQGDSVFLDNSQQYSDFNGPNERSWKLKYAYDFAGLGMPGLTSAVSYISGKTDLTKVDPSSRGYSAWYSADGKDAKHWERDIDVKYVVQGGKAKDLAVRLQWATNRGGNGYSAVDRDVDEYRVIVDYPINVF from the coding sequence GTGAAGAACTCGCTGACGTTCACCCCGTTATTCCTCGCGATTGCAGCAACGATCGTCCCCTTTGCCCACGCGGCAGACTCGACCCCCGCTGACGGTTTCGTCGAAGGCTCTAGCCTCAAGATCAACACCCGCAACTACTACATGAACCGCGACCGCCGCGACATTCACACCGATGACAGCAAAGAATGGGGCCAGGGTTTCATCGGCACGTTCGAATCCGGCTACACCCAGGGCACCGTCGGTTTTGGCCTGGACCTCAATGCCATGCTTGGCCTCAAGCTCGACGGCGGCGGCGGCACTGACGGCTCCAGCATCCTGCCTTACGGCAGCGGCAACGGCAAAGCGCCTGGCGCGTTCTCCACCGCAGGCGGCACCTTGAAAATGCGTGCCTTCGACACCGAGCTCAAAGCCGGCGACCTGTTCCTTAACAACCCGGTGATCGCCGGCGGCATGACCCGCATGTTGCCGCAGACTTTTCGTGGCGTGAGCCTGGCCAACCACAGCGTCGACGGGTGGATGTTCGAGGGCGGCCAGGCCAGCTTTACCAAACTCTACAACCAGAGCGGTCACCGACGTATCGGCACCAGCTACGGTACGTTGCCCGCCAACGCCGACAGCCAGCACCTGAACTGGGCAGGCGTGTCCTTCAGCGGCATCCCGGGCCTGACCAGCAACCTGTACGCCTCCGAACTCAAGGACGTGTGGCACCAGTATTACTACGACCTGGACTACACCTACGCACTGAACGACTTGGTCAGCCTCAACCCGGGCCTGCACTACTACCACACCCAGGACACCGGCCAGTCGTTGCTCGGCAGCATCGACAACAACACCTACAGCCTGCATTTCACCGTGGGCGTGGGCAACCACAGCGTCACCGCCGCGTACCAGCGGGTCAACGGCAACACGCCGTTCGACTACATCACCCAGGGCGACAGCGTGTTCCTGGACAACTCCCAGCAATACTCCGACTTCAACGGCCCCAACGAGCGCTCCTGGAAGCTCAAATACGCCTATGACTTTGCAGGCCTCGGCATGCCTGGGCTGACGTCCGCCGTGTCCTATATCAGCGGCAAGACCGACCTGACCAAGGTCGACCCCAGCAGCCGTGGCTACAGCGCCTGGTACAGCGCCGACGGCAAAGACGCCAAGCACTGGGAACGCGACATCGACGTGAAGTACGTGGTGCAAGGCGGCAAAGCCAAGGACCTGGCCGTGCGCCTGCAGTGGGCAACCAACCGCGGTGGCAATGGCTACTCGGCGGTGGATCGGGATGTGGATGAGTATCGCGTGATTGTGGATTACCCGATCAACGTGTTCTGA
- a CDS encoding sensor domain-containing diguanylate cyclase has translation MSPSLNRPTRRPERLLILGSCLTVFVIVGIVTALLIREHANTLQTAKRTANNITQLIDADVLRNVELYDMALKGLIAATERSDLQGVSANIRHLVLFDRSAAAPFKGDILLLDPSGEVIADSSLLTPKTGNFADRDYFQAHRKKPDLGLYISRPFLARCVCDDQWRIAFSRRVSSPDGRFLGVAVASMRLSYFQQLFSSLNIGGNGTINLINHQGILLAQQPLLEVDMIDKDLSQRPNVARMLRERDGSFRGVSSVDNQPRLYSFSNVGTLPLIVAVALSSDEVFSPWRRAAWLVSMATGVLCIGLLWLTWMLSKELRRRHRAEQVLSELAATDALTGLANRRTLDQRLRLEWDRAQRSTEPLSLLMIDVDHFKAFNDLHGHHGGDEALRAVAQVIEDNIRRPADLAARYGGEEFAVVLPHTDAKGAWLIAEHIRSSVEHLPRMAAAEGPITVSIGMSTWQKRSRMSLEDLLLNADQALYEAKHTGRNRIVEAAAV, from the coding sequence ATGAGCCCAAGTCTCAACCGACCCACCCGTCGCCCGGAACGCTTGCTGATCCTGGGCAGTTGCCTCACGGTCTTCGTGATCGTGGGGATCGTCACCGCGCTGCTGATTCGCGAACACGCCAATACCTTGCAGACCGCCAAGCGCACCGCCAATAACATCACCCAACTGATCGACGCCGATGTACTGCGCAACGTCGAACTCTATGACATGGCGCTAAAGGGCCTGATCGCCGCCACCGAACGCAGCGACCTACAGGGTGTGTCCGCCAATATCCGCCACCTGGTGCTGTTTGATCGCTCTGCCGCTGCTCCTTTCAAGGGCGACATTCTGTTACTGGACCCCAGTGGTGAAGTGATCGCCGACTCCTCGCTGCTCACACCCAAGACCGGCAACTTTGCTGATCGCGATTACTTTCAGGCACACCGCAAAAAACCGGACCTCGGGCTGTATATCAGCCGCCCATTCCTGGCCCGTTGCGTGTGTGATGACCAGTGGCGCATCGCATTCAGCCGCCGCGTGTCATCGCCGGACGGGCGCTTTCTGGGCGTGGCGGTGGCCTCGATGCGCCTGTCGTACTTCCAACAGTTGTTCAGCAGCCTGAACATCGGCGGCAACGGCACCATCAACCTGATCAACCACCAAGGCATCCTGCTGGCGCAACAACCGCTGCTGGAAGTGGACATGATCGACAAGGACTTGAGCCAACGCCCCAATGTCGCGCGCATGCTGCGCGAACGCGACGGCAGCTTTCGTGGCGTCTCCAGCGTCGATAACCAGCCACGGCTGTATAGCTTCTCGAATGTGGGCACCTTGCCGTTGATTGTCGCGGTGGCGTTGTCCAGCGATGAGGTCTTTTCCCCATGGCGGCGTGCAGCGTGGCTGGTGAGCATGGCCACAGGCGTGTTGTGCATCGGCCTGTTGTGGCTGACCTGGATGCTGAGCAAAGAGCTGCGCCGCCGCCACCGCGCCGAGCAAGTGCTGTCAGAACTGGCAGCCACCGACGCCCTCACCGGCCTTGCCAACCGCCGCACCCTGGACCAGCGCCTGCGCCTGGAATGGGACCGCGCACAACGTTCGACCGAGCCGCTGAGCCTGCTGATGATCGACGTGGACCACTTCAAGGCCTTCAACGACCTGCATGGTCATCACGGCGGCGATGAGGCATTGCGCGCAGTTGCCCAGGTGATCGAAGACAACATCCGCCGCCCGGCTGACCTGGCGGCGCGCTACGGTGGCGAGGAGTTTGCAGTGGTGCTGCCGCATACCGACGCCAAGGGCGCCTGGTTGATTGCCGAGCATATCCGCAGCAGTGTCGAGCATTTGCCACGGATGGCCGCTGCTGAAGGGCCCATTACAGTGAGTATCGGCATGAGCACCTGGCAAAAACGCAGCCGCATGTCCCTTGAGGATTTGCTGCTCAATGCTGACCAGGCGCTGTATGAAGCCAAGCACACCGGGCGCAATCGGATTGTGGAGGCGGCGGCCGTCTAG
- the lpxC gene encoding UDP-3-O-acyl-N-acetylglucosamine deacetylase, whose translation MIKQRTLKNIIRATGVGLHSGEKVYLTLKPAPVDTGIVFVRADLDPVVQIPARAENVGETTMSTTLVNGDVKVDTVEHLLSAMAGLGIDNAYVELSASEVPIMDGSAGPFVFLIQSAGLEEQDAAKKFIRILREVTVEDGDKRATFVPFEGFKVSFEIDFDHPVFRDRTQSASVDFSSTSFVKEVSRARTFGFMSDIEYLRKHNLALGGSVENAIVVDADGVLNEDGLRYEDEFVKHKILDAIGDLYLLGNSLIGEFKGFKSGHALNNQLLRKLIEQTDAWEVVTFEDASTAPISYMRPVAAV comes from the coding sequence ATGATTAAACAACGCACCCTGAAGAATATTATCCGTGCCACAGGTGTAGGTCTGCACTCCGGGGAGAAGGTATACCTGACCCTCAAGCCCGCACCTGTCGACACCGGCATCGTGTTTGTTCGTGCCGACCTGGACCCTGTGGTGCAGATTCCTGCTCGCGCGGAAAATGTTGGCGAAACCACGATGTCGACCACGTTGGTCAACGGTGACGTCAAAGTGGACACGGTGGAGCACTTGCTCTCGGCCATGGCTGGCCTGGGCATCGATAACGCCTACGTCGAGCTCTCCGCGTCCGAAGTCCCCATCATGGATGGCAGCGCTGGACCCTTCGTATTCTTGATTCAATCTGCCGGCCTGGAAGAACAGGACGCAGCCAAGAAGTTCATTCGCATTCTGCGGGAAGTGACAGTAGAAGACGGCGACAAGCGCGCCACCTTCGTCCCGTTCGAAGGCTTTAAAGTGAGCTTTGAGATCGATTTCGATCACCCGGTATTCCGTGACCGCACCCAAAGTGCAAGCGTGGATTTTTCCAGCACTTCGTTCGTAAAAGAAGTCAGCCGCGCCCGTACCTTTGGTTTCATGAGTGACATCGAGTACCTGCGCAAGCACAACCTCGCACTCGGCGGCAGCGTTGAAAACGCCATTGTGGTCGACGCGGATGGTGTACTGAACGAAGACGGCCTTCGCTATGAAGACGAATTCGTGAAGCACAAGATCCTCGATGCAATCGGTGACCTCTACCTGCTGGGCAATAGCCTGATAGGCGAGTTCAAAGGCTTCAAGTCGGGCCACGCCCTTAACAACCAGCTGCTGCGCAAGTTGATTGAGCAGACAGACGCTTGGGAAGTCGTGACCTTCGAAGATGCCAGCACCGCACCGATCTCTTACATGCGTCCCGTTGCGGCGGTGTAA
- a CDS encoding heavy metal sensor histidine kinase, whose amino-acid sequence MSANSIALRLSGMFTLVALLIFVLIGGALYQQVDRGLGLLPGAELDARYSVLESSVNRFGTPDHWAKITAKLKLLGEEDPRIRFWVVSSDPSYEYGSPDAQIRAFAQGPTGKRDLRLPGHEYPFKVLVSQFAAKDQRPPLRFMIAIDTENFRATQHHLLMALIGLACVGVALAALLGFWVSRIGLKPLGKLSDEAQKLAPPKLSGRLQLSPLPPELSQFVNSFNSTLDRVEQAYSRLESFNADVAHELRSPLTNLIGQTQVALTRGRSAEHYFEVLQSNLEELERLRSIINDMLFLASADQGSKATKLIESSLADEVATTLDYLDFILEDAQVNVRVRGDAMVHIEKAHLRRALINLLSNAVQHTAPGQIIDVNIEVQEHWVAIGVTNPGDEIASEHLPRLFERFYRVDASRSNSGANHGLGLAIVKAIALMHGGDVFVRSEGGGNTFGITLPV is encoded by the coding sequence GTGTCGGCTAACTCCATCGCCCTGCGCCTGAGCGGCATGTTCACCCTGGTGGCGCTGCTGATCTTCGTATTGATCGGCGGCGCGTTGTACCAGCAAGTGGATCGCGGCCTGGGCCTGTTGCCGGGCGCCGAACTGGATGCGCGCTACAGCGTGCTGGAATCCTCGGTGAACCGCTTCGGCACGCCGGACCACTGGGCAAAGATCACCGCCAAGTTGAAGTTGCTCGGCGAAGAAGACCCGCGCATCCGCTTTTGGGTGGTGAGCAGCGACCCGAGCTACGAATACGGCAGCCCCGACGCGCAGATCCGTGCATTCGCCCAAGGGCCGACGGGCAAACGCGACTTGCGCCTGCCTGGGCATGAATACCCGTTCAAGGTGCTGGTAAGCCAGTTCGCGGCCAAGGATCAACGCCCGCCGCTGCGCTTTATGATCGCCATCGACACCGAGAACTTTCGCGCCACTCAACACCATCTGTTGATGGCGCTCATCGGCCTGGCCTGTGTCGGCGTGGCGCTGGCGGCTCTGTTGGGCTTTTGGGTCTCGCGTATCGGCCTCAAGCCGCTGGGCAAGCTCTCGGATGAAGCGCAAAAACTCGCACCACCCAAACTCTCCGGGCGCCTGCAGTTGTCGCCCTTGCCGCCGGAGCTGAGCCAGTTCGTTAACTCGTTCAACTCCACGCTGGATCGGGTCGAACAGGCGTATTCGCGCCTGGAGTCGTTCAATGCCGATGTGGCCCACGAACTGCGCTCGCCGCTGACCAACCTGATCGGCCAGACCCAGGTGGCGCTCACCCGTGGTCGTTCGGCCGAGCATTACTTTGAGGTGTTGCAATCGAACCTCGAAGAGTTGGAACGTCTGCGCTCGATCATCAATGACATGCTGTTCCTGGCCAGCGCCGACCAAGGCAGCAAGGCCACCAAACTGATCGAAAGCTCCCTGGCCGATGAAGTCGCCACCACCCTCGACTACCTGGACTTCATCCTCGAAGACGCCCAAGTCAACGTGCGCGTGCGCGGCGATGCCATGGTGCACATCGAAAAAGCCCACCTGCGCCGCGCCCTGATCAACCTGCTGAGCAACGCGGTGCAGCACACCGCGCCGGGGCAGATCATCGACGTGAATATTGAGGTGCAGGAACATTGGGTGGCGATCGGGGTGACCAACCCCGGCGATGAGATCGCCAGTGAGCATTTGCCACGTCTGTTTGAACGCTTCTACCGAGTGGACGCATCGCGCAGCAACAGCGGCGCGAATCACGGGCTGGGGCTGGCGATCGTCAAGGCGATTGCATTGATGCACGGCGGCGATGTGTTTGTGCGCAGTGAGGGCGGCGGCAATACCTTCGGCATTACCTTGCCGGTGTAA